The following are encoded together in the Montipora capricornis isolate CH-2021 chromosome 5, ASM3666992v2, whole genome shotgun sequence genome:
- the LOC138048570 gene encoding uncharacterized protein, which produces MDIVLGVNKKLQYIEEKIDLVDETIQQLKVLSGNANEVYCSLCKRFSQQSAQKSDKERQKRRQKEQRKKPSTSRRKSQDGSDDDSHDDLDDNDDDDSDDDEDDSEDDDDDIDDDGGDGVGGTN; this is translated from the exons ATGGATATCGTGCTAGGGGTAAACAAGAAACTGCAGTACATCGAGGAGAAGATTGACCTTGTTGATGAAACCATCCAGCAGTTAAAAGTACTGTCGGGAAATGCAAATGAAGTGTATTGTTCCCTTTGTAAAAGATTTAGTCAGCAATCAGCCCAAAAGTCGGACAAGGAAAGACAAAAGAGACGACAGAAGGAGCAGAGAAAGAAAC CTAGTACAAGTCGACGAAAATCTCAAGATGGTAGTGATGATGATAGTCATGATGAtcttgatgataatgatgatgatgattctgatgatgatgaggatgacagtgaggatgacgatgacgatattGACGATGATGGCGGCGATGGTGTAGGAGGAACAAATTAA
- the LOC138048571 gene encoding uncharacterized protein, whose protein sequence is MAEENEKVTVVDQPVDVGSEKVTFRGFQPKERIKWVSEKGSESCQRVPPRVVIEEYVKGKESIGQDDMEHLAKICFLSLEDAEAKGEKGFMIQCSDCNEWFHGECVGVTEKDADQTEDYFCSTCLEAADEP, encoded by the exons ATGGCGGAGGAGAACGAGAAg GTTACCGTTGTAGACCAACCAGTTGACGTAGGTTCTGAAAAGGTCACATTCAGAGGATTTCAA CCCAAAGAACGCATCAAGTGGGTATCTGAAAAGGGAAGTGAATCTTGTCAAAGGGTACCCCCAAGAGTTGTAATTGAGGAGTATGTCAAGGGTAAAGAGAGCATTGGACAAGACGACATGGAGCACCTTGCAAAGATATGTTTTCTTTCACTGGAAGATGCTGAAGC AAAGGGTGAAAAAGGCTTCATGATTCAGTGCAGTGATTGCAACGAGTGGTTTCATGGAGAATGTGTCGGAGTTACTGAGAAGGATGCTGATCAGACTGAGGACTACTTCTGTTCCACTTGTTTAGAAGCTGCAGATGAACCGTGA